In the genome of Rhodoplanes sp. Z2-YC6860, one region contains:
- a CDS encoding TRAP transporter small permease, which translates to MRTFLDRLYLFSGYLAGAFMLAIFVLMMALSAGRPLGLNIPAADDFVSWCMAAMAFLGLAHTFRHGEMIRVGLLIDKLPERSRHWVELVCLVIGIGFIAFFAFYACQLVRDSWRFHEMSQGVISIPMWIPQIGYALGLIILLIAFVDEFVHVLRGNLPRYEKPKPQTAEEVVEQAIQSGV; encoded by the coding sequence ATGCGGACTTTCCTTGACCGGCTCTACTTGTTTTCGGGCTATCTCGCCGGCGCCTTCATGCTGGCAATCTTCGTGCTGATGATGGCGCTGTCCGCCGGCCGCCCGCTCGGCCTCAATATTCCGGCGGCCGACGATTTCGTGTCCTGGTGCATGGCAGCAATGGCCTTCCTCGGCCTCGCTCACACCTTCCGGCACGGCGAGATGATCCGGGTCGGCCTGCTGATCGACAAATTGCCCGAACGGAGCCGGCACTGGGTCGAGCTTGTCTGCCTTGTCATCGGCATCGGTTTCATCGCCTTCTTCGCGTTCTACGCCTGCCAGCTCGTGCGCGACTCCTGGCGCTTCCATGAGATGTCGCAGGGCGTGATTTCGATCCCGATGTGGATCCCGCAGATCGGCTACGCGCTCGGGCTGATCATCCTGCTGATCGCCTTCGTGGACGAATTTGTCCACGTGCTGCGCGGCAACCTGCCACGCTACGAGAAGCCCAAGCCGCAGACCGCCGAAGAGGTGGTCGAGCAGGCGATCCAGAGCGGGGTCTAA
- a CDS encoding TRAP transporter large permease, whose amino-acid sequence MDLIEIALVLLVLLTVLLAGGVWIAIALMACGYAGMLFVGGSVPPGGVLATTVWGNSASWTLAALPLFIWMGEILFRTKLSEEMFRGLAPWLNRIPGRLMHVNVLACGIFGSVSGSSAATCATVAKIALPELKKRGYDENISLGSLAGAGTLGILIPPSIMMVIYAVQANVSIIQVFLAGFLPGFLVMALYSGYIAIWSLLHPEKTPPPEPALTFREKLRESAQLIPTMLLILLVFAALMFGWATATECAAWGVMGSLAIAWYHGMLSWESFFLSVMGATRVTCMIMLILAGASYMSTSMAYTGVPQALATWVGHFNLSPYALIAALTVMYIVLGTALDGISMIVLTTAVVIPMIKAAGFDLVWFGIFVVLVVEMAEVSPPVGFNLFVLQTMSGKDSNFVAKASLPFFFLLVLAVAIITVFPSIVMVLPRLAFPA is encoded by the coding sequence GTGGACCTGATCGAGATCGCGCTCGTCCTCCTGGTGCTGCTCACCGTCCTTTTGGCCGGCGGGGTGTGGATCGCAATCGCACTGATGGCCTGCGGCTATGCCGGCATGTTGTTCGTCGGCGGCAGCGTGCCGCCGGGCGGGGTGCTGGCGACGACCGTGTGGGGCAACAGCGCGTCGTGGACGCTCGCCGCGTTGCCGCTCTTCATCTGGATGGGCGAGATTCTGTTTCGCACCAAGCTCTCGGAGGAGATGTTTCGCGGGCTGGCGCCCTGGCTCAACCGCATTCCCGGCCGGCTGATGCATGTGAACGTGCTCGCCTGCGGCATCTTCGGCTCGGTGTCGGGCTCGTCGGCTGCGACCTGCGCCACCGTGGCCAAGATCGCGCTGCCTGAATTGAAGAAGCGCGGCTATGACGAAAACATCAGCCTCGGCTCGCTTGCGGGCGCGGGCACGCTCGGCATCCTGATCCCGCCGTCGATCATGATGGTGATCTATGCGGTGCAGGCCAATGTCTCGATCATCCAGGTGTTCCTGGCGGGCTTTCTGCCGGGCTTCCTGGTGATGGCGCTCTATTCGGGTTACATCGCGATCTGGTCGCTGCTGCATCCGGAAAAGACGCCGCCGCCCGAGCCGGCGCTGACCTTCCGCGAGAAACTTCGCGAATCCGCGCAGCTCATTCCGACGATGCTGCTGATCCTGCTGGTGTTCGCCGCGCTGATGTTCGGCTGGGCGACCGCGACCGAGTGTGCCGCCTGGGGCGTGATGGGGTCGCTCGCCATCGCCTGGTATCACGGCATGCTGAGCTGGGAGTCGTTCTTCCTGAGCGTGATGGGCGCGACACGCGTCACCTGCATGATCATGCTGATCCTGGCCGGTGCGTCGTACATGTCCACCTCGATGGCCTATACCGGCGTGCCGCAGGCGCTCGCCACATGGGTCGGCCACTTCAATCTCAGCCCCTATGCGCTGATCGCGGCGCTCACCGTGATGTACATCGTGCTCGGCACCGCGCTCGACGGCATCTCGATGATCGTTCTGACCACCGCGGTGGTGATCCCGATGATCAAGGCGGCGGGCTTCGACCTCGTCTGGTTCGGCATCTTCGTCGTGCTGGTGGTCGAGATGGCCGAGGTCTCGCCGCCGGTCGGCTTCAACCTGTTCGTGCTGCAGACCATGAGCGGCAAGGATTCCAATTTCGTCGCGAAAGCCTCGCTGCCGTTCTTCTTCCTGCTGGTCCTGGCGGTCGCCATCATCACGGTGTTCCCGAGCATCGTGATGGTGCTGCCAAGGCTCGCATTCCCAGCCTGA
- a CDS encoding TRAP transporter substrate-binding protein, with translation MKHRMKTLLAAAAVALFATQASAQTKWNLPSAYPPDNPHVENLTLFAKDVADATGGKLQITVHAGASLFKGPEIKRAVATGQAQTGEILISILENENPIFGIDVVPFLATSFPEAMKLWLASKPLIEQKLAAQGIQVLFTVPWGPQGIYAKKDINSIEDMKGLKWRAYNVGTARIGELVGAQAVTIQAAELPQALATGVVNAFMSSGATGYDSKVWESLTHFYDTRAWIPRNVAFINKAALDALDKPTQEAVLKAAKVAEERGWKMWETKTEWYHEEIAKKGMKVLKPSPELQAGFKKIGDQLTADWLKRAGAEGQAVIDAYKKSL, from the coding sequence ATGAAGCATCGAATGAAGACACTGCTGGCCGCCGCCGCGGTCGCGTTGTTCGCGACGCAAGCTTCGGCGCAGACCAAATGGAATCTGCCGAGCGCCTATCCGCCGGACAACCCGCATGTCGAAAACCTGACGCTGTTCGCAAAGGACGTCGCGGACGCGACCGGCGGCAAGCTGCAGATCACGGTGCATGCCGGCGCCTCGCTGTTCAAAGGCCCCGAGATCAAGCGCGCGGTCGCGACCGGCCAGGCGCAGACCGGCGAAATCCTGATCTCGATCCTCGAGAACGAGAACCCGATCTTCGGTATCGACGTCGTGCCGTTCCTTGCCACGAGCTTCCCCGAAGCGATGAAGCTCTGGCTCGCCTCGAAGCCTTTGATCGAGCAGAAGCTCGCCGCGCAGGGCATCCAGGTGCTGTTCACGGTGCCGTGGGGCCCGCAGGGCATCTACGCCAAGAAGGACATCAACAGTATCGAGGACATGAAGGGCCTGAAGTGGCGGGCCTATAACGTCGGCACCGCGCGCATCGGCGAACTGGTCGGCGCCCAGGCGGTGACGATCCAGGCTGCGGAGCTGCCGCAGGCTTTGGCGACCGGCGTGGTCAACGCCTTCATGTCATCGGGCGCGACCGGCTACGACTCCAAGGTGTGGGAGTCGCTCACCCACTTCTACGACACTCGCGCTTGGATTCCGCGCAACGTCGCCTTCATCAACAAGGCTGCGCTCGACGCGCTCGACAAGCCGACCCAGGAGGCGGTGCTGAAGGCCGCCAAGGTGGCCGAGGAGCGTGGCTGGAAGATGTGGGAGACCAAGACCGAGTGGTACCACGAGGAGATCGCCAAGAAGGGCATGAAGGTGCTCAAGCCGAGCCCCGAGCTTCAGGCGGGCTTCAAGAAGATCGGCGACCAGCTCACCGCCGACTGGCTCAAGCGCGCTGGCGCCGAAGGGCAGGCCGTGATCGACGCTTATAAGAAGAGCCTCTGA
- a CDS encoding NADPH-dependent FMN reductase, producing the protein MANVVAICGSLRKGSFNRMLMNASIGLAPAGMTIKEGPSFANIPIYNFDDQQSTGFPKDADVLHEAIRAADAVLVVSPEYNWSVPAGLKNAIDWLSRYKEVSFKDKPVAIQSAAGGLLGGARMQYALRMVLQAVDAQLFGKPEVIVNMAANKFADGKLTDQGAQDLIKQQLTAFAKFIERHKV; encoded by the coding sequence ATGGCTAACGTTGTGGCAATCTGCGGCTCGCTGCGTAAGGGGTCGTTCAACCGTATGCTGATGAATGCTTCGATCGGGCTCGCCCCCGCCGGCATGACCATCAAGGAAGGCCCGTCCTTCGCCAACATTCCGATTTATAATTTCGACGACCAGCAATCGACCGGCTTCCCCAAGGACGCCGACGTGCTGCATGAGGCGATCCGCGCCGCCGACGCCGTGCTGGTCGTTTCGCCGGAATACAACTGGTCGGTGCCGGCCGGCTTGAAGAACGCCATCGATTGGTTGTCGCGCTACAAGGAAGTCTCGTTCAAGGACAAGCCGGTGGCGATCCAGTCAGCGGCCGGCGGCCTGCTCGGCGGCGCGCGCATGCAGTATGCGTTGCGCATGGTGTTGCAGGCTGTCGATGCTCAACTGTTCGGCAAGCCCGAGGTGATCGTCAACATGGCGGCCAACAAGTTCGCTGATGGCAAGCTGACCGACCAGGGCGCACAAGATCTGATCAAGCAGCAGCTCACGGCTTTCGCCAAGTTCATCGAACGCCACAAGGTTTGA
- a CDS encoding NmrA family NAD(P)-binding protein: MYAVVGATGNTGRAVVKELKALGENPVCVVRNADKAKDVLGADTRTAIAELDDRAAMEKALAGAKRVFVVTGHNPKSDVQQINVIDAAKAAGAEYIVKVSGGRDVIGPNVESVNGQAHYKIEEHLKKSGLQWCILSPGLFMQNILGQAANIKDQGKIIQPWPKDLSVALIDVRDTGALGARVLRDPQKHNGKLYSFSGVSTTFGDFAKVIGDTIGKPLTYVEITLEQAEAGMKSRNMPDWLVAHLISIARAGGKGAFSHENTQPIRDIVGREPITTKQFAQDFKGAFS, encoded by the coding sequence ATGTATGCGGTGGTAGGCGCCACGGGAAACACCGGGCGCGCGGTCGTCAAGGAGCTCAAGGCCCTCGGCGAGAATCCGGTCTGCGTCGTTCGCAATGCCGACAAGGCCAAGGACGTGCTCGGCGCGGACACCAGGACGGCGATCGCCGAGCTCGACGATCGCGCCGCGATGGAGAAGGCGTTGGCGGGCGCCAAGCGCGTCTTCGTCGTCACCGGTCACAACCCGAAGTCCGATGTGCAGCAGATCAATGTGATCGATGCCGCCAAGGCCGCGGGCGCCGAATACATCGTCAAGGTGTCCGGCGGCCGCGACGTGATCGGTCCGAACGTGGAATCGGTGAATGGCCAGGCGCACTACAAGATCGAGGAGCACCTGAAGAAATCCGGGCTGCAATGGTGCATCCTGAGCCCCGGCCTGTTCATGCAGAACATCCTGGGGCAGGCCGCCAACATCAAGGACCAGGGCAAGATCATCCAGCCATGGCCGAAGGATCTGTCGGTCGCGCTGATCGACGTGCGCGACACCGGCGCGCTCGGCGCCCGCGTGCTGCGCGATCCGCAAAAGCACAACGGCAAGCTCTACTCGTTCAGTGGTGTGAGCACCACGTTCGGCGATTTCGCCAAGGTGATCGGCGATACCATCGGCAAGCCGCTCACCTACGTCGAGATCACGCTGGAGCAGGCGGAAGCCGGAATGAAGTCGCGCAACATGCCGGACTGGCTGGTGGCGCATCTCATCTCGATCGCGCGGGCGGGCGGCAAGGGCGCGTTCTCGCACGAGAACACCCAACCGATCCGCGACATCGTCGGCCGTGAGCCGATCACGACGAAGCAGTTCGCGCAGGATTTTAAAGGCGCATTCAGCTGA
- a CDS encoding aminotransferase-like domain-containing protein: MTTAFDFTPLVPAGHPAPAVKYTGLPKYNFTGGNNDGDELPLDGLIASANSVLKREGRTLATYGLMSGPQGYRALRDFLVTKLKRDAGMTCTADEIMITSGSLQGLDLVNGALLARGDTVIIEQECYQGSINRLTRLGVNIVGIPLDRDGMRMDALANALDELKSRGVRPKYIYTIPTVQNPTGTILPEARRAEMLKLAEQYGVPIFEDDCYADLIWDHKRPPALHAMSKTANVIHIGSFSKSIAPALRVGYIVAPWQILSRMLSIKFDAGSGSLEQMVLAEYCGPHFAEHVPVLTRGLRKKLDTLMESLNEQFGTAAEFEEPKGGIFLWVKLPDNVDTLKLYQPALKAGVAINPGPEWSVNREHSKSRMRLCFASPTHDEIRTGIAALAEVCHREFGVPTRISNVKRS; this comes from the coding sequence ATGACCACCGCCTTCGACTTCACGCCGCTCGTGCCCGCGGGCCATCCCGCGCCGGCCGTGAAATACACCGGCCTGCCGAAATACAACTTCACCGGCGGCAACAACGACGGCGACGAACTGCCGCTCGATGGGCTGATAGCGTCGGCGAATTCGGTGCTGAAGCGCGAAGGCCGGACGCTTGCGACCTACGGTCTGATGAGCGGCCCCCAGGGCTATCGCGCGCTGCGCGATTTCCTGGTCACGAAGCTCAAGCGCGACGCCGGCATGACCTGCACGGCCGACGAGATCATGATCACGTCGGGCTCGCTGCAGGGGCTCGATCTGGTCAATGGTGCACTGCTTGCGCGCGGCGACACCGTGATCATCGAACAGGAGTGCTATCAGGGCTCGATCAATCGGCTGACGCGGCTCGGCGTCAACATCGTCGGCATCCCGCTCGATCGCGACGGCATGCGGATGGACGCGCTGGCGAACGCGCTCGACGAGCTGAAAAGCCGCGGCGTCCGGCCGAAGTACATCTACACCATCCCGACGGTGCAAAATCCGACCGGCACAATCCTGCCCGAGGCGCGCCGCGCCGAGATGCTGAAGCTTGCCGAGCAGTACGGCGTGCCGATTTTCGAGGACGACTGCTACGCGGACCTGATCTGGGATCACAAGCGGCCGCCGGCGCTGCATGCCATGAGCAAGACCGCGAACGTGATCCACATCGGCTCGTTCTCCAAATCGATCGCGCCGGCGCTGCGCGTCGGCTACATCGTCGCGCCCTGGCAGATCCTGTCGCGGATGCTGTCGATCAAGTTCGACGCGGGTTCGGGCTCGCTGGAGCAGATGGTGCTTGCCGAATACTGCGGGCCGCATTTCGCCGAACATGTGCCGGTTCTGACGCGCGGGCTGCGCAAGAAGCTCGACACGTTGATGGAGTCACTCAACGAACAGTTCGGCACAGCGGCCGAGTTCGAGGAGCCCAAGGGCGGCATCTTCCTTTGGGTCAAGCTGCCCGACAACGTCGATACGCTGAAGCTCTACCAGCCGGCGCTCAAGGCCGGCGTCGCGATCAATCCCGGGCCGGAATGGTCGGTGAACCGCGAGCACAGCAAGAGCCGCATGCGGCTCTGCTTTGCAAGCCCGACGCATGACGAAATCCGCACCGGCATCGCGGCGCTCGCCGAGGTGTGCCACCGCGAATTCGGCGTGCCGACACGGATTTCGAATGTGAAGCGGAGTTAG